Proteins encoded within one genomic window of Triticum urartu cultivar G1812 unplaced genomic scaffold, Tu2.1 TuUngrouped_contig_3793, whole genome shotgun sequence:
- the LOC125527397 gene encoding uncharacterized protein YMR317W-like, whose protein sequence is MAGLPRLVVLLLLAIAVPVAQPTPYSDNLQDACNKTLFPKVCIQSLTTNPESRTADARRLAELSVYVAKEVGTTVAAFAHHELTGVKEDTLFKCLDGCSDDIEETVAHLSALTREPTCAKFLEIKSWLSATLGGSNTCEETCKDAPISDVKNAVVTKSLEFEKLLRVTLDLITEASGSMPAAGGAVAPTAWEGSTSGSYGASAPDSYGASASGSYGSSASGSYSSSAPESSDSASALGSSGSSASGSYGSSASGSEAPSADASAPSNAQTSDSPSADAPASSYGAASGPAADAPSSSPSDADAPSSGAADSPSSGASYGSAGAPSPSGSGASAPEADSTA, encoded by the coding sequence ATGGCCGGCCTGCCTCGCCTCGTCGTGCTCCTGCTCCTCGCCATCGCCGTCCCTGTCGCCCAGCCCACTCCCTACAGCGACAACCTCCAGGACGCGTGCAACAAGACGCTGTTCCCTAAAGTGTGCATCCAGTCGCTGACGACCAACCCGGAGAGCCGGACAGCGGACGCGCGCCGGCTGGCCGAGCTGTCCGTGTACGTGGCCAAGGAGGTGGGCACCACGGTGGCAGCGTTCGCTCACCACGAGCTCACCGGCGTCAAGGAGGACACCTTGTTCAAGTGCCTCGACGGCTGCTCCGACGACATTGAGGAGACGGTGGCGCACCTGAGCGCCCTCACCCGCGAGCCCACCTGCGCCAAGTTCCTCGAGATCAAGTCGTGGCTGTCCGCGACGCTGGGCGGCTCCAACACCTGTGAGGAGACCTGCAAGGACGCGCCCATCAGCGACGTCAAGAACGCCGTCGTAACCAAGAGCCTCGAGTTCGAGAAGCTGCTCCGCGTCACGCTCGACCTCATCACCGAGGCGTCTGGCTCCATGCCCGCCGCCGGCGGCGCGGTGGCACCCACGGCGTGGGAAGGCAGCACTTCAGGATCCTACGGCGCCAGCGCGCCGGACTCCTACGGTGCCAGCGCGTCGGGCTCCTACGGCTCCAGCGCGTCGGGCTCGTACAGCTCCAGCGCACCTGAGTCGTCCGACAGTGCCAGCGCGTTGGGCTCCTCTGGCTCCAGCGCGTCGGGCTCCTACGGCTCCAGCGCATCGGGCTCCGAAGCACCATCCGCCGATGCATCGGCACCCTCGAACGCACAAACCTCCGACTCACCGTCAGCTGACGCGCCGGCCTCCTCCTACGGCGCCGCCAGCGGGCCAGCTGCCGATGCACCGTCGTCATCCCCATCGGACGCGGACGCTCCATCTTCCGGGGCTGCCGACTCGCCATCATCAGGGGCATCATACGGGTCTGCCGGCGCACCGTCCCCGTCCGGGTCAGGCGCCAGCGCTCCTGAGGCCGATTCGACAGCATGA